The proteins below are encoded in one region of Paralysiella testudinis:
- a CDS encoding TIGR01244 family sulfur transferase: MYPLTDKLYVSAQVSPADIAEAAALGINTLIGNRPDGEEPQQPNWATVAAWAAAAGIEHQIHQPVTAPTLNSHDAERFATAVAAADAPVLAYCRTATRCCLLWALDAVAHGTSVNEAIQHAARAGVDLSGQAARLQAAAR, encoded by the coding sequence ATGTACCCCTTAACCGACAAACTCTACGTTAGCGCCCAAGTTAGCCCCGCCGACATCGCCGAAGCCGCCGCATTGGGCATCAACACCCTTATCGGCAACCGCCCCGACGGCGAAGAGCCGCAACAGCCCAACTGGGCAACTGTGGCCGCGTGGGCAGCCGCAGCGGGCATTGAACACCAAATCCACCAGCCCGTTACCGCCCCCACCCTCAACAGCCACGATGCCGAACGCTTCGCTACCGCCGTGGCCGCCGCCGATGCACCGGTGCTGGCCTACTGCCGCACCGCCACCCGCTGCTGCCTCTTGTGGGCGCTAGATGCGGTGGCACACGGCACAAGCGTAAACGAGGCCATTCAACACGCCGCCCGTGCCGGTGTGGACTTAAGCGGCCAGGCCGCACGCTTACAAGCTGCAGCCCGTTAA
- the recJ gene encoding single-stranded-DNA-specific exonuclease RecJ: MSAKIRIRQADHHAYQTLLAAGTDPLLARLCAARNVKTAAELGDKLTQLLPYGDLKNITAATERLTLAIARQERILIVADYDADGATACAVAMIGLARMGAQVDFLVPNRFEHGYGLTPQLAEMAAERQAQFIMTVDNGIASVAGVAHAQALGLDVLITDHHLPGDTLPNCIIVNPNQPGCGFAAKSLAGVGVVFYVLMALRAHLRQQQHFHARLPEPNLAELLDLVALGTVADVVSLDHNNRILVAQGIKRMRAGLMRPGIRALFDIAKRDWRKAQPFDLGFAIGPRINAAGRLDDMSLGIACLLAADDASAQALAAQLDALNRERRQIEHSMLDEALAGLDNINANQFSVVAYRDDWHQGVVGIVASRLRERFHRPVIVFAPADNGEIRGSGRSIAALHLRDALDLVSKREPDLILKFGGHAMAAGLSIAEAKLPRFQAAFEAVVAEWLNSDDLNQCYITDGVLDTEQLCLNQAQQLAAQVWGQGFTPPSFTDEFTVVWQKPVGTQHLKAGLCKNGHIVEALFFRCTDTLPPTIRTVYRPVANEWRNQIELQLYIDYWEAGDVQPAS, from the coding sequence ATGAGCGCCAAAATCCGCATCCGCCAAGCCGACCACCATGCCTACCAAACGCTGTTGGCCGCCGGCACCGACCCCTTACTGGCGCGCTTATGTGCCGCCCGCAATGTCAAAACCGCCGCCGAATTGGGCGATAAGCTCACGCAACTGCTGCCCTACGGTGATTTAAAAAACATCACCGCCGCCACCGAGCGTCTGACGCTTGCCATTGCCCGCCAAGAGCGCATTTTGATTGTGGCCGACTACGATGCCGACGGCGCCACCGCCTGCGCCGTGGCGATGATTGGCTTGGCGCGCATGGGCGCCCAAGTGGATTTTCTGGTGCCCAACCGCTTCGAACACGGCTACGGCCTCACCCCGCAATTGGCCGAAATGGCCGCCGAGCGCCAAGCGCAGTTCATCATGACTGTAGACAACGGCATTGCCAGCGTGGCCGGGGTGGCACACGCCCAAGCCTTAGGGCTGGACGTATTGATTACCGACCACCACCTGCCCGGCGACACCCTGCCCAACTGTATTATCGTCAACCCCAACCAGCCCGGCTGCGGCTTTGCCGCCAAATCACTGGCCGGCGTGGGCGTGGTGTTTTATGTATTGATGGCCTTGCGTGCGCACTTGCGCCAACAGCAGCATTTCCACGCAAGGCTGCCTGAACCCAATTTGGCCGAGCTACTGGACTTGGTGGCGCTGGGCACCGTGGCCGATGTGGTGAGCTTGGATCACAACAACCGCATCTTGGTGGCGCAAGGCATCAAACGCATGCGTGCCGGGCTGATGCGCCCCGGCATCCGCGCCTTGTTCGATATAGCCAAGCGCGATTGGCGTAAGGCACAGCCGTTTGACTTGGGCTTTGCCATCGGCCCGCGCATCAACGCCGCGGGGCGCCTAGACGACATGAGCTTGGGCATCGCCTGCTTATTGGCTGCGGATGATGCCAGCGCCCAAGCACTGGCCGCACAGCTCGACGCCTTAAACCGCGAGCGCCGCCAAATCGAGCACAGCATGCTCGATGAAGCCTTGGCCGGGCTGGACAACATCAACGCCAACCAGTTCAGTGTAGTAGCCTATCGCGATGATTGGCACCAAGGCGTGGTGGGCATTGTGGCCAGCCGCCTGCGCGAGCGCTTCCACCGCCCGGTGATTGTGTTCGCCCCCGCCGACAACGGCGAAATCCGCGGCTCCGGCCGCTCCATCGCGGCGCTACACCTGCGCGACGCACTGGATTTGGTGAGCAAACGCGAGCCGGATTTAATCCTCAAATTCGGCGGCCACGCCATGGCGGCCGGTTTAAGCATCGCCGAAGCCAAGCTGCCCCGTTTTCAGGCAGCCTTTGAAGCCGTGGTGGCCGAATGGCTAAATAGCGACGACTTAAACCAATGCTATATCACCGACGGCGTGCTCGACACCGAACAATTGTGCTTGAATCAAGCACAACAACTGGCCGCCCAAGTATGGGGCCAAGGCTTTACCCCGCCCAGCTTTACCGACGAATTCACCGTAGTGTGGCAAAAACCGGTGGGTACCCAACACCTGAAAGCCGGTTTGTGTAAAAACGGCCACATCGTGGAAGCCCTGTTTTTCCGCTGCACCGACACCCTGCCACCCACCATCCGCACCGTTTACCGCCCCGTGGCCAACGAATGGCGCAACCAAATCGAATTGCAGCTGTATATCGATTATTGGGAAGCCGGTGACGTGCAGCCAGCCAGCTAA
- a CDS encoding M61 family metallopeptidase, translated as MLHYHISPYSLEQHLWQVRLCFRQTDTETISFSLPNWVPGSYMIREFARHIVAIEARGNGRPAQLTQNDKNTWQLTATPGEWTIEYRVYAFDLSVRGAWLTRERGFFDGACVFLRHHQRQHEPCTLHIDNLPGDWDIATSMNTGDAKYTFQAASYADLIDHPVETGTLMRLPFSAGGIEHEIVISGHSGGFDAARLQHDVAKICAAQLAFFPAPAPFQRYVFLLHVGDNIYGGLEHRSSTALLADRHSLPRANGSSDAYIGLLGLFSHEYFHAWNIKSIKPQAFAESDLNHEAYSEQLWAFEGITSYYDDLFLVRSGVISATQYLRLLAQNLTRVQQSGGRQVQTLAEASFNAWTKYYKQNENSPNALVSYYQQGALMALCLDSHIRQHSGGRHSLDSIMQALYADYTANGQALAEGEWQQRAQTLSGIDLADFFQAALYTTAPLPLAKSLQHLGVDLQWQALPRSHGGDVVDTWPPEPAASTDFGARFSPHPYGIKLTHVLNGGSAEAAGLCAGDEIIALNQLACRDFAAAWARLAVGERISVHYFRHGLLQQTMLTVQAADTDTALLRIRDADTLQHWLNPTTP; from the coding sequence ATGCTGCATTACCACATCAGCCCCTACTCCCTAGAACAACACCTTTGGCAAGTGCGCTTGTGTTTCCGGCAAACCGACACCGAAACCATCTCCTTCAGCCTGCCCAACTGGGTGCCCGGCAGCTATATGATTCGGGAATTCGCCCGCCACATCGTGGCCATCGAAGCACGAGGCAACGGCCGGCCCGCCCAACTGACCCAGAACGACAAAAACACCTGGCAACTGACCGCCACCCCGGGGGAATGGACAATCGAATACCGCGTGTATGCCTTTGATTTATCGGTACGCGGCGCGTGGCTCACGCGCGAACGCGGCTTTTTCGACGGTGCTTGCGTGTTTTTGCGCCACCATCAGCGCCAACACGAACCTTGCACCCTGCATATCGACAACCTACCCGGCGATTGGGACATCGCCACCAGTATGAACACAGGCGATGCCAAATATACTTTTCAGGCAGCCTCTTATGCCGATTTGATTGACCACCCGGTGGAAACCGGCACTCTGATGCGGCTGCCGTTCAGCGCGGGCGGCATTGAGCACGAAATCGTGATTAGCGGCCACAGCGGCGGTTTTGATGCCGCGCGCCTGCAACACGACGTGGCCAAAATTTGTGCCGCCCAACTGGCTTTTTTCCCCGCCCCCGCGCCTTTTCAGCGCTATGTATTCCTGTTGCATGTAGGCGACAACATCTACGGCGGGCTGGAACACCGCAGCAGCACCGCGCTGTTGGCCGACCGCCACAGCCTGCCCCGCGCAAACGGCAGCAGCGATGCCTATATCGGTCTATTGGGTTTGTTCAGCCACGAGTATTTCCACGCTTGGAATATTAAATCCATCAAACCGCAAGCCTTTGCCGAAAGCGACTTAAACCACGAAGCCTACAGCGAGCAGCTATGGGCTTTTGAAGGCATCACCTCGTATTACGACGACCTGTTTTTGGTGCGCAGCGGCGTGATTAGCGCAACGCAGTATTTGCGGCTATTGGCGCAAAACCTCACCCGCGTGCAACAAAGCGGCGGGCGGCAAGTGCAAACCTTGGCCGAAGCCAGCTTCAATGCTTGGACCAAATACTACAAACAAAATGAAAACAGCCCCAACGCCTTAGTCAGCTACTACCAGCAAGGTGCGCTGATGGCGCTGTGCCTAGACAGCCATATCCGCCAACACAGCGGCGGGCGCCACAGCCTCGACAGCATCATGCAAGCCCTGTATGCCGACTACACCGCCAATGGCCAAGCACTGGCCGAAGGCGAATGGCAACAACGCGCCCAAACCTTAAGCGGCATTGATTTGGCCGATTTCTTTCAGGCAGCCTTATACACCACCGCCCCCTTACCACTGGCAAAATCCCTGCAACACTTGGGCGTGGATTTGCAATGGCAAGCCTTGCCGCGCAGCCACGGCGGCGATGTGGTAGACACTTGGCCGCCCGAGCCCGCTGCCAGCACCGACTTTGGCGCCCGCTTCAGCCCGCACCCTTACGGTATCAAGTTGACTCATGTGCTCAACGGCGGCAGCGCCGAGGCCGCCGGGCTGTGCGCCGGCGATGAAATCATAGCCCTGAACCAATTGGCCTGCCGCGATTTTGCCGCCGCTTGGGCGAGGTTGGCCGTGGGTGAGCGCATCAGCGTACATTATTTCCGCCACGGCCTGCTGCAACAAACCATGCTTACCGTACAAGCCGCCGACACCGACACCGCCCTGCTGCGCATCCGCGATGCCGATACACTGCAACACTGGCTAAACCCCACCACACCTTAA
- the ccoO gene encoding cytochrome-c oxidase, cbb3-type subunit II, whose protein sequence is MSLQKLVEEKVGYLIVFTLLVISVGLLIEVVPLFGQKSVTEPAPGVKPYTALQVAGRDIYIREGCYNCHSQMIRPFRAETERYGHYSVGGESVYDHPFQWGSKRTGPDLARVGGRYSDEWHRIHLLNPRDVVPESNMPAFPWLARNTVDGATIQKHMTALRTVGVPYTDEEIANAPKDVDGKSELEAVIAYLQGLGLALKNVR, encoded by the coding sequence ATGAGTCTCCAGAAACTTGTTGAAGAAAAAGTGGGCTACCTGATTGTCTTTACGCTTTTGGTCATCAGCGTGGGTCTTTTGATTGAAGTGGTGCCGCTGTTCGGCCAAAAATCGGTAACCGAACCGGCACCCGGGGTAAAACCCTATACCGCCTTGCAAGTGGCCGGACGTGACATCTACATTCGCGAAGGCTGCTACAACTGCCACTCGCAAATGATTCGTCCCTTCCGCGCCGAAACTGAGCGCTACGGCCACTACTCCGTGGGCGGTGAGTCGGTATACGACCACCCGTTCCAATGGGGCTCTAAACGTACCGGCCCGGATTTGGCGCGCGTGGGCGGCCGCTATTCAGACGAATGGCACCGCATCCACTTGCTCAACCCGCGTGACGTGGTGCCTGAGTCCAATATGCCTGCTTTCCCGTGGTTGGCGCGCAACACCGTTGACGGTGCCACCATTCAGAAACACATGACCGCGCTGCGTACCGTGGGCGTGCCGTATACCGACGAAGAAATTGCCAATGCGCCCAAAGACGTGGACGGCAAGTCTGAATTGGAAGCGGTAATCGCTTACCTGCAAGGCTTAGGCTTGGCACTGAAAAACGTAAGGTAA
- the ccoN gene encoding cytochrome-c oxidase, cbb3-type subunit I, which yields METQTYNYKVVRQFAVMTVVWGIVGMLVGVIIAAQLFAPNIMNLTDIGPWFHFGRLRPLHTNAVIFAFGGCGLFATSYYIVQRTCNVRLFGGNILPAFTFWGWQLVIVLAAITLPLGLTQGKEYAELIWPIDILITLVWVAYAIVFFGTIATRKIKHIYVANWFYGAFILAVALLHIVNSLAVPASATVSYPIYSGAIDAMVQWWYGHNAVGFFLTAAFLGMMYYFVPKQAGRPVYSYRLSVVHFWALIFTYMWAGPHHLHYTALPDWTQSLGMVFSLILFAPSWGGMINGIMTLSGAWHKLRTDPILKFLVVSLSFYGMSTFEGPMMSIKSVNALSHYTDWTVGHVHSGALGWVGFITIGSIYYLIPRLFGRKEMYSIKLIEAHFWIATIGIVLYISSMWISGVMQGLMWGALNDDGTLTYSFVESVKQSMIFYQIRFLGGLLYLVGMLLMAYNVYRTIAAGKAVDAEIPAVSQTQHH from the coding sequence ATGGAAACGCAAACTTATAACTACAAAGTGGTGCGGCAATTTGCCGTCATGACTGTAGTTTGGGGTATTGTGGGCATGTTGGTGGGGGTGATTATCGCCGCCCAGTTGTTTGCCCCCAATATCATGAACCTGACCGACATCGGCCCGTGGTTTCACTTCGGCCGCTTGCGCCCGCTGCATACCAATGCAGTGATTTTTGCCTTTGGCGGCTGCGGTTTGTTCGCTACCTCTTACTACATCGTGCAACGCACCTGTAATGTACGCCTGTTTGGTGGCAATATTTTGCCGGCTTTCACCTTTTGGGGCTGGCAGCTGGTCATTGTGCTGGCGGCGATTACGCTGCCATTGGGGCTGACCCAAGGCAAGGAATACGCCGAATTGATTTGGCCGATTGATATCTTGATTACCTTGGTGTGGGTGGCCTACGCGATTGTGTTCTTCGGCACCATCGCCACCCGTAAAATCAAGCATATTTATGTGGCGAACTGGTTTTATGGCGCTTTTATCTTGGCAGTGGCTTTGCTGCACATTGTCAACAGCTTGGCAGTACCGGCCAGCGCCACCGTTTCCTATCCGATTTACTCCGGTGCCATCGATGCCATGGTGCAATGGTGGTACGGCCATAATGCGGTGGGCTTTTTCCTTACTGCTGCCTTCTTGGGGATGATGTACTACTTTGTGCCCAAGCAAGCCGGCCGCCCGGTGTATTCTTACCGTTTGTCAGTGGTGCACTTCTGGGCGTTGATTTTCACCTATATGTGGGCAGGCCCGCACCATCTGCACTACACCGCGCTGCCGGACTGGACTCAGTCTTTGGGCATGGTGTTCTCGCTGATTCTGTTTGCGCCTTCTTGGGGCGGTATGATTAACGGCATCATGACCTTGTCTGGCGCTTGGCATAAACTGCGCACCGACCCGATTCTGAAATTCTTGGTGGTGTCGTTGTCTTTCTACGGTATGTCTACCTTTGAAGGCCCGATGATGTCAATCAAATCGGTGAATGCCTTGAGCCACTACACCGACTGGACCGTAGGCCACGTTCACTCCGGTGCGTTGGGTTGGGTGGGTTTCATCACCATCGGTTCTATTTACTACCTGATTCCGCGCCTGTTCGGCCGCAAAGAAATGTACTCGATTAAATTGATTGAAGCGCATTTCTGGATTGCCACCATCGGCATCGTGCTCTACATCTCTTCTATGTGGATTTCCGGTGTGATGCAAGGCCTGATGTGGGGTGCGCTGAACGACGACGGCACCTTGACCTATTCTTTTGTTGAGTCAGTGAAACAAAGCATGATTTTCTATCAAATCCGCTTCTTAGGTGGGCTGCTGTATCTGGTCGGCATGCTACTGATGGCGTACAACGTGTACCGTACCATTGCTGCAGGCAAAGCCGTGGATGCCGAAATTCCGGCGGTTTCGCAAACCCAGCACCACTAA